Proteins encoded by one window of Anderseniella sp. Alg231-50:
- a CDS encoding DUF2182 domain-containing protein, producing MTNTEDGLKRSGFRPPPGMVLVIALAVACWVYFLTGAGTGMDVWSMSTLQFPPPVNLLPMASPPSLYSALPMVGMWFSMMLAMMIPGTLRHFPKAGMQGATPSSTLLWFGLGYAAAWLVYSIAATGLQFVFVMHELVHGMTLWSISDLLSAALLVLAGIYQFTGLKMQSLDSCRRATRVSPGRLGGFRYGINCLSSSFALMLLLFVGGVMNVYWVILLTVIVSVEKTLTDPTPFRRTIGLTCLTAGTTVLVF from the coding sequence ATGACAAATACTGAAGACGGCCTCAAACGGTCAGGTTTTCGACCCCCGCCCGGCATGGTGCTGGTCATCGCGCTCGCTGTTGCCTGCTGGGTGTATTTCCTGACCGGCGCCGGCACCGGTATGGATGTCTGGTCCATGTCGACGCTGCAGTTTCCACCGCCGGTCAACCTGTTGCCGATGGCCAGTCCGCCGTCGCTCTATTCGGCGCTGCCGATGGTCGGCATGTGGTTCTCCATGATGCTGGCCATGATGATACCGGGAACATTGCGGCATTTTCCAAAGGCTGGAATGCAAGGCGCCACACCAAGCTCGACACTGCTCTGGTTCGGGCTGGGCTATGCGGCTGCCTGGCTGGTGTACTCAATTGCGGCAACCGGCTTGCAGTTTGTGTTCGTGATGCACGAACTGGTCCACGGCATGACATTGTGGAGCATCAGCGACCTGCTCAGCGCAGCGTTGCTTGTGCTTGCCGGTATCTATCAGTTCACTGGGCTCAAAATGCAAAGCCTGGATAGTTGTCGCAGGGCTACCAGAGTTTCACCCGGCCGCCTGGGCGGCTTTCGATACGGTATCAATTGCCTCTCATCGTCATTTGCACTGATGCTGCTGCTGTTCGTCGGCGGCGTCATGAATGTCTATTGGGTCATCCTGCTGACGGTCATCGTCTCAGTTGAAAAAACACTGACTGACCCCACACCTTTCAGGCGCACAATTGGCCTGACCTGCCTCACAGCCGGTACGACGGTGCTGGTCTTCTGA
- a CDS encoding SDR family NAD(P)-dependent oxidoreductase, translating to MDRTFEKALIVGGSRGCGRELALAIADQGTETIVVSRTDTALNELKARDPGLQTISMDAATDGAASSLLQAVDPDLLVLTAGAEPEMAPFHEQTWTEFSRNWNVDTRIAHAFSSAALTQPMRSGGVVVSFSSGAGLAGSRLSGGYAGAKRMQHFLADYAQREAELLGLDLTFYSIVPSQPIDGSILGQAAVEAYSAAVGKSLTEFRKQWDEPLTASKISAHVMKLLRQSGPRDARVFSITGTGMVECD from the coding sequence ATGGACAGAACGTTCGAAAAAGCCCTCATAGTAGGTGGCAGCCGCGGCTGCGGGCGAGAACTCGCCCTGGCCATTGCCGATCAGGGAACCGAGACAATAGTGGTGTCCAGAACCGATACGGCCCTCAATGAACTGAAGGCACGGGACCCCGGATTGCAGACGATCAGCATGGATGCGGCCACAGACGGGGCCGCTTCGAGCCTGCTGCAAGCCGTGGATCCCGATCTGCTTGTTCTGACTGCCGGGGCTGAACCGGAAATGGCGCCGTTTCATGAGCAAACATGGACCGAGTTCAGTCGCAACTGGAATGTCGACACCAGGATTGCCCATGCATTTTCATCTGCTGCGCTGACGCAGCCAATGCGTTCGGGAGGTGTGGTGGTCAGTTTTTCCAGCGGTGCCGGGCTGGCCGGTTCAAGACTGTCCGGCGGTTATGCAGGAGCCAAACGCATGCAGCATTTTCTGGCCGATTATGCCCAAAGAGAAGCTGAACTTCTTGGCCTTGATCTCACCTTCTACTCAATTGTCCCCAGCCAGCCCATAGACGGCAGTATCCTCGGGCAAGCTGCGGTCGAGGCGTACTCGGCCGCTGTGGGAAAGTCCCTGACCGAATTCAGGAAACAATGGGATGAGCCGCTGACAGCATCAAAGATCAGCGCTCATGTCATGAAGTTGCTCCGGCAATCAGGGCCACGAGACGCCAGGGTATTTTCCATTACCGGCACCGGAATGGTCGAGTGTGATTGA
- a CDS encoding GFA family protein, which yields MAKKPEMFSGGCLCGHIRFEASGKPSFPHLCSCRMCQAWSGAPTVAWVEFPLADSAWTGAGGEPSTFQSSEKTRRGFCPKCGSSICALDDGYDKISLTIAVFDDPSLLVPGKQHSYKAAAPRWWKAEIDRTAG from the coding sequence GTGGCAAAAAAACCCGAAATGTTTTCAGGCGGCTGCCTGTGCGGACACATCCGATTTGAAGCATCCGGCAAGCCGTCCTTTCCGCACCTGTGTTCCTGCCGCATGTGCCAGGCCTGGTCCGGCGCACCCACTGTGGCCTGGGTCGAGTTTCCGTTGGCAGATTCTGCCTGGACGGGTGCGGGTGGCGAGCCGTCAACGTTTCAATCGTCTGAAAAGACCCGACGCGGCTTCTGCCCGAAATGCGGCAGCAGCATTTGTGCGCTGGATGACGGGTATGACAAGATTTCCCTGACGATTGCAGTATTTGACGATCCGTCGCTGCTGGTTCCGGGTAAGCAGCACAGCTACAAGGCTGCAGCACCCAGATGGTGGAAGGCGGAAATCGACCGAACGGCCGGCTAA